GTCCGGAAGCCTGTGAGATAGTGGTAAGGGGAATACCTAGTTTTTTTAGATTACGGGCAATTTCCAAACTCTTTTCTTTCATACCTTCTTTTTTACCTTCCTCTTTCGCAAATGAAATCGTAACCAGCTGGTCACGAAACACTTTGATGCTCTCATCGTATTTCATGCGTTCTTCTTTGCTCAGGGAAGCGATATCGACAATCTTTTCCAACTTCTCGAAGACTGATTTCCGTGCCTTGAAAGGCATTCTTTTCAATGTTTCCATGTGCTTCAATACATAAATCCAACGTTCAAAATCCGTATCACATTCCGACTCCTCCTTGTTGAAAGACGGGAGTTCGATAAAGATAAAGCGCAACTTGTCTGAGAATGTCTCATGCGTGTCCCGGTCGGCCAATACCACATCCGTACGCAGTTTGTGGGAACCGTTGGGCAGGCTGAAGTTCAAGAAAAACACGCCGTACACCGCTTTCAAGTCAAACTTCCAGAAAATACCCCGCTCTCCCTGACGGGCAATGGTATGGGAGAGGTAAAAAAGGGCACGCTCCTTAAAGTTCGTCTGCTGCTTGTTCTGCATCTCGACCACCAGTTGTTCACCGTTTTCCGTCGTACAATAAATGTCATAGATAACCCCTCTGTCTCCCATGTATTCCGGAAGCAATTCCTTGTCCGGTTATATCGGTGATACACTTCTCGTTCACAAGTAATCCGTTTAAGAAATCGATCAACAAGTCTTTCGTTATCTCCTGCCCGAATATCTTTTTAAATCCTACATCCGTAAACGGATTGATAAAGTTTCCCATTCTGTTTTTTTTAGTTTATCCGAGACAATGTGTATCCGATTGGAACAAAGATAGTCTATTTTTCGAAACATCTGGTTATGATACGGTCCTGTTTCTCTTTTTTAACTAAAACAGTTCTTTAATTCAGGGATATATTTATTCAATTATATCGAATTCGCATTAAAAACGATTTCGCACGCCTGCAAAACGTCCGCAGACTTTTAGAAACCACGGCTCTTTCCATTGAAGGTAAAAATATAGCCATACTGCCCCTTATCCGGTCCAATGCGAGCCGGGTAATCCGGAGTATCCTACATCCGATTCCTACACAAAAGAATATATTTATGATAATTATCTGCCATCTGCAACAATTTCGTTGTATCTAATTGAAATATAATGGTTTATGGCGTTGCAGATACCTGTTGCAGATATGTTGCAGGTCAAGTATCTGCAACACTTCTGTTTTAGCTCATGATGGTCTGACAACATGATAAACTACTCTTTCAATCTCACAAGTAAACTCGTATGCTTTGCTATTTTGTATTTGTTACTTCAGCGAACCACTTTGTTTCAATACGGTGGAACACTTTGTTTCAATACGGTGAACACTTTGTTTCAATATGGTGGAACACTTTGTTTCAAGGCGCTGAACACTTTGTTTCAAGGCGCTGAACACTTTATTTTGACTTATACTAGAAATGGTTGTCACTTTTAGAGGCTAGTTACTAAATAAGTTGTCACATTCTGTTATTCATAACTAAAACAGTTGTTAGTTTCTTCCCTTTGCTCCTAAGATAGTTGTCATACGTAAAAACAATGGACAAATCTGAGTGTGCTCGGGCTCTCGGTAAAAGTCAATAGGGTTCGACACCCTATTGGCTTTTGTGAGACAATGGCTTAAACCGTCATGTCCCGGGTTCTCGGTATCGCAAATATAGTATTTATTTATCATATGGAACCTTATTTTTTCCACAATGATTTTCCCGGCACCTCTCCATGATATACGTCCATGGGTTTTTTCATACCTATGCTCATATGCGGTCGTCCATTATTATAGAAGTCAATCATTCGCGTAATCTGCTCCCGTGCCATCTCTTTATCCCTGAACAGCGACATGCCGTATATCCATTCCGTTTTCAGGATGCCATTCATCCTTTCTGCTACCGCATTGTCCGTCGGGTTGTAATCTTCAGTCATGCTCACACGTATATGATGAGTGACCAGTGTGTCGATATAGGCATCGCAGGCATACTGTACCCCCCGGTCGGAATGGTGGATTGTGCCGCAAAGATTGCCACCTCCAGCCTCATTGATGGCCTGTTCCAGTGCCTGTAGCGTATATTCGGCATGCAAACTGGGAGAGAGCACCCATCCTAAAACGGCATGTGAGTACATGTCCGTTACAAGATGGAGGTAGCATACGCCACCTTCAATCCAGATGTAAGTGATGTCACATACCCAGATATGGTTCGGGTATTGTGCCGTTACCCCCTTGATCAGATTCGGATACTTCTTGTAAAGATGGTGGGAGTCCGTCGTATGCCTGGGTTTCTTCGGGGGCAGCATAAGGCGTTCCGAACGCAGCAGATGAAGGAAGGCATCCCGCCCTCCGGTTATCTCGCTTCCATAAAGGGAGCGGAGCTCATGGTATAATTTCAAACCACCGATGCCCGGAGCCTTTGAGCGGTAGAAGAAGACGGCATCCAAGATGGCTGTTCTGATCTGATGACGCGACAAAAGATTTTTTTTCTTTTTGTAATAGGCCTGGGAAGACATGCCAAACAGTCCGCAAAGGGTTTTCACACTGATGTGAGGAAACTCTTCACGAAGGCCGGTGACTATTTGGCACCATCTTTTTTTAAGATGGAAATCCCTTCTTCTCTTTCTGTGAGTTCAATCAGTCTTTCAAAGGCATGGGAACGAAGTTTTTCAAGTTCCAAAGCCTTTCTCAGACGCAAATTTTCCGCTTCAAGAAGTTCTTCTTTAGATTTTGATTTTGGATTCTTTTTCATTTGAAGATCTGACAGAAGTTCGGGGGACAAAGATAAGGAATCCGAATCAATTGCATAACACTTTTGCCAACGCAGAATATAAGTATGGTTGGGTAAACCCCATTTCTTGGCAGTAGCAAACATTGACAAACCGCTACTGAAGTAATCACGGAGAACTTCCAATTTGAAAGTCTCAGAATAAATCTTACGAGATAATTTAGACATAATTTTTCTTTTTTTATGTCTCTAAAAAGGTGTCAACCTAAATCCGTATAAGACATTTCAAGGCGCTGAACACTTTGTTTCAAGGCACTGAACACTTTGTTCCAAGGCGCGAAACACTTTCAAAGGTGTAAACTGTACTAATCCGGTATTTGAGTAATATGTTGCAGATAACTTTATCTGCAACTATCTGCAACAGGTATCTGCAACATCATAAGTCTCTTGTATTCATCGATTTAGCATGATTTTGTTGCAGATGGCAGATGTTTTGTGTATTTCAAACATAGAGAGGAACTCCCGGTATGATGTCTTTCTGCATCGACATGGTGTCGGCTGTGGCCCATAAAATAAGACCATTTTTGAGAGAACAAAACAGTTTTAAATGAAAGAGCCGTTTTTAGAAACGATTTTGCACGCCTGCAAAACGCCCGCAGGCTTTTAGAAACGATAAAGCAGCCTTGTTTTGCCTTAGAAAATTTTTAAATAACGTGAATTCGAAATGACTCAAAGCAAATTAAGTTGCCTGTCTTTGATGGACTCAATGTCAATGGCTGGAGACTGGGGAACATGGCACATTTGACTGCTTCAACCTTCTTACTGTCAACGATTTTAGCGTATGACTTGTGAACTGTGCGGAGGATGGCATACACTCGTGTGTCAGGTAAAATATGAAAATAAATTTATGTAAAGCAATTAAATTATTCAGATAATTTGTTTTTATTTTGATTTATTATTCTTATTTTTGCAGCCTGAAATCAATACCCTAAAATTGATTTCTCCATCTTAAGGAAATATGAAATAGAACCTTCTAAGACGACAAACTGTGATTATATGCGAGGTGCGCAGGAACATATTATGGTAGATATTTCCATGACAATGTTGAAACACATGAAAGGGGGCATGGAAAGTAAGGGAAATGCAAAAAGCATCTCCCAAGGTGACTTCCGTCTCGTAAAAATCTCTTCGCCAAGTAGAAGTCAATACAATGATGTAATAACAGAATAGAATGAAACGTACCATTTTAATATGGATTGTTACGGCTTGGGCTGTCTGTACATGCCAC
The nucleotide sequence above comes from Bacteroides sp. AN502(2024). Encoded proteins:
- a CDS encoding IS3 family transposase, with translation MKTLCGLFGMSSQAYYKKKKNLLSRHQIRTAILDAVFFYRSKAPGIGGLKLYHELRSLYGSEITGGRDAFLHLLRSERLMLPPKKPRHTTDSHHLYKKYPNLIKGVTAQYPNHIWVCDITYIWIEGGVCYLHLVTDMYSHAVLGWVLSPSLHAEYTLQALEQAINEAGGGNLCGTIHHSDRGVQYACDAYIDTLVTHHIRVSMTEDYNPTDNAVAERMNGILKTEWIYGMSLFRDKEMAREQITRMIDFYNNGRPHMSIGMKKPMDVYHGEVPGKSLWKK